From a single Herbiconiux sp. SALV-R1 genomic region:
- a CDS encoding RidA family protein → MTTPTRWNPDTVAPPIGKYSHLTSVPEGKQLVFIAGQVGNDTDGVLAESAEEQTVLALRNIERLLASMGATPADLVRLLTFVSGTESIPGFVAGRDRVFAEWFPEGDYPGHSLAVVAALIKPEIHIELEGWAAVDARP, encoded by the coding sequence ATGACCACCCCCACGCGCTGGAACCCCGACACCGTCGCCCCGCCCATCGGCAAGTACAGCCACCTCACCTCGGTGCCCGAGGGCAAGCAGCTGGTGTTCATCGCCGGGCAGGTGGGCAACGACACCGACGGCGTGCTCGCCGAGTCGGCCGAGGAGCAGACGGTGCTGGCGCTGCGCAACATCGAGCGGTTGCTCGCGTCGATGGGGGCGACCCCGGCCGATCTCGTGCGGTTGCTGACGTTCGTGTCGGGAACCGAGTCGATTCCCGGGTTCGTCGCCGGGCGCGACCGCGTGTTCGCCGAGTGGTTCCCCGAGGGTGACTACCCGGGGCACTCGCTGGCGGTGGTGGCGGCGCTCATCAAGCCCGAGATCCACATCGAGCTCGAGGGCTGGGCGGCTGTGGACGCGCGGCCGTGA
- a CDS encoding GntR family transcriptional regulator produces MPIPQDALPLGRTLLRNNVYERLRDALVDGTFAPGEQLKDGELATWLGVSRTPVREALLRLAASGLVVAQPGRSTVVSLIDDRKVRDARDVVASMHQLAVRQTVESQSLDSDDLDRMRSANRDFAAAIEAGDVNAALDADEAFHAVPVTVLGNEALASVLSQFSPVVRRVERLRFSSSGAASVAAHDRLIELCAAGNVEAAATVAYDTWHSLPVDDGEEQAG; encoded by the coding sequence ATGCCGATTCCCCAGGACGCACTCCCGCTCGGACGCACACTGCTGCGCAACAACGTCTACGAGCGCTTGCGAGACGCCCTGGTCGACGGCACCTTCGCCCCCGGCGAGCAGCTGAAAGACGGCGAACTCGCCACCTGGCTCGGCGTCAGCCGCACCCCCGTGCGCGAGGCGCTCCTCCGCCTGGCTGCGAGCGGCTTGGTCGTCGCTCAGCCAGGCCGTTCGACCGTCGTGAGCCTCATCGACGACCGCAAGGTGCGCGACGCCCGCGACGTCGTCGCCTCCATGCACCAACTCGCCGTGCGTCAGACCGTCGAGTCTCAGTCACTCGACTCCGACGACCTCGACCGGATGCGCTCCGCCAACCGCGACTTCGCCGCCGCCATCGAGGCGGGCGATGTGAACGCCGCCCTGGATGCTGACGAGGCCTTCCACGCCGTCCCGGTGACGGTTCTCGGCAACGAGGCCCTCGCATCCGTGCTCTCACAGTTCAGCCCGGTGGTGCGCCGGGTCGAGCGCCTGCGCTTCAGCTCGAGCGGTGCAGCATCCGTCGCCGCCCACGACCGCCTCATCGAACTCTGTGCCGCGGGCAACGTCGAGGCCGCCGCCACCGTGGCGTACGACACGTGGCACAGCCTGCCGGTCGACGACGGCGAGGAGCAGGCCGGCTAG
- a CDS encoding aldo/keto reductase: MQNFTALDADIYPLCLGSNTFGWTSEEAESYAVIDAYIEGGGNFIDTADNYSWWVEGNKGGESETIIGHWMRDRTARENVVIATKCGRHPEFAGLSRSSIHRAAEASLGRLGTDYIDILYSHRDDPAYPLEETVAAFDELRVAGKIKAVGLSNYSGERIAEWMRIADENGFARPVALQPHLNLLFRREFETDLRPAIERFDLAVVPYFGLASGLLTGKYRTRDDIDASPRASMLEVYFSPEALEVVSALVEVADAHAVSPATAALAWLRVQPGVVAPVASASRVDQVQGLLDSTTMELTPEEMSRLDALSSELPIEKDEA, encoded by the coding sequence ATGCAGAACTTCACCGCGCTCGACGCCGACATCTACCCCCTGTGCCTCGGTAGCAACACCTTCGGCTGGACCTCGGAGGAGGCGGAGTCGTACGCCGTGATCGACGCCTACATCGAGGGCGGCGGAAACTTCATCGACACCGCCGACAACTACTCGTGGTGGGTCGAGGGCAACAAGGGCGGCGAGTCGGAGACCATCATCGGGCACTGGATGCGCGACCGCACGGCCCGCGAGAACGTCGTCATCGCCACCAAGTGCGGCCGCCACCCCGAGTTCGCCGGGCTGTCACGCTCGAGCATCCACCGCGCCGCGGAGGCGTCGCTCGGCCGCCTCGGCACCGACTACATCGACATCCTCTACTCCCACCGCGACGACCCCGCGTACCCCCTCGAGGAGACCGTCGCCGCGTTCGACGAGCTGCGCGTGGCCGGCAAGATCAAAGCCGTGGGCCTCTCGAACTACTCGGGCGAACGCATCGCCGAGTGGATGCGCATCGCCGACGAGAACGGATTCGCCCGCCCCGTCGCCCTCCAGCCGCACCTCAACCTCCTGTTCCGTCGCGAGTTCGAGACCGACCTGCGCCCGGCGATCGAGCGCTTCGACCTCGCGGTCGTGCCGTACTTCGGCCTGGCGAGCGGACTGCTGACGGGCAAGTACCGCACCCGCGACGACATCGACGCCAGCCCGCGGGCCTCGATGCTCGAGGTCTACTTCAGCCCCGAGGCCCTCGAGGTCGTGTCGGCGCTGGTCGAGGTTGCCGACGCGCACGCGGTGTCGCCCGCCACGGCCGCGCTGGCCTGGCTGCGCGTGCAGCCGGGCGTCGTGGCCCCCGTCGCGAGCGCGAGCCGGGTCGACCAGGTGCAGGGGCTGCTCGATTCGACGACGATGGAGTTGACCCCCGAGGAGATGAGCCGTCTCGACGCGCTGAGCTCCGAGCTCCCCATCGAGAAGGACGAGGCATGA
- a CDS encoding muconolactone Delta-isomerase, translating to MDFLVRMTVTWPAGDEPAARLRVAEADRARELADAGVLVRLWRIPGTMANWGLWRAPDATELHAALMSLPLAPHAAFEVQALAEHPNDPAAGPAA from the coding sequence ATGGACTTTCTCGTGCGCATGACGGTGACCTGGCCCGCCGGCGACGAGCCGGCAGCCCGGCTGCGCGTCGCCGAGGCCGACCGAGCCCGTGAACTCGCCGACGCGGGCGTGCTCGTGCGGCTGTGGCGTATCCCGGGCACCATGGCGAATTGGGGCCTCTGGCGCGCACCCGACGCCACCGAGCTGCACGCGGCCCTCATGTCGCTGCCTCTGGCACCGCACGCCGCGTTCGAGGTGCAGGCGCTGGCCGAGCATCCGAACGACCCGGCGGCCGGCCCCGCCGCCTAG
- a CDS encoding trimeric intracellular cation channel family protein encodes MSITTFEIPLWAELAAAGLGGLQGALFAATLKGRRAGHRIDVLGVVVIGIAVALGGSLLRDVILNQPPVVVWSNWYLVVAALAAVVGMAVQPLLKRADGVVIVLDALVIGTFGAIGATKALSLGVGPVGALLVGIVGAVGGSLVRDLLIGLPVAFLHVGSLFVVAAGAGVGVLIVLVSLGVAVPIAGLVCIVVTSILRLVAVRFGWRFPEQAPLRVHLRRARPRPEAGSTVLTHS; translated from the coding sequence ATGTCGATCACCACCTTCGAGATCCCCCTCTGGGCGGAGCTGGCCGCCGCAGGCCTCGGCGGCCTGCAGGGCGCGCTCTTCGCGGCCACGCTCAAGGGCCGCCGGGCCGGGCACCGCATCGATGTGCTCGGTGTGGTGGTGATCGGCATCGCGGTCGCGCTGGGCGGGAGCCTGTTGCGCGATGTCATCCTCAACCAGCCGCCGGTCGTCGTCTGGAGCAACTGGTACCTCGTGGTCGCTGCGCTCGCGGCGGTCGTGGGCATGGCCGTGCAGCCGCTGCTCAAGCGCGCAGACGGGGTGGTGATCGTGCTCGACGCCCTCGTCATCGGCACCTTCGGCGCCATCGGTGCCACGAAGGCCCTGTCGCTCGGCGTCGGCCCGGTCGGCGCGCTGCTCGTCGGCATCGTCGGAGCCGTGGGCGGATCCCTCGTCCGCGACCTCCTCATCGGTCTCCCCGTCGCGTTCCTGCACGTCGGCTCGCTGTTCGTGGTCGCCGCAGGGGCCGGGGTGGGCGTGCTCATCGTGCTGGTGTCGCTCGGTGTGGCCGTGCCGATCGCGGGGCTGGTGTGCATCGTGGTGACGAGCATCCTGAGGCTCGTGGCGGTGCGCTTCGGCTGGCGATTCCCCGAGCAGGCGCCCCTGCGCGTGCACCTGCGGCGGGCGCGGCCGCGGCCGGAGGCCGGCTCCACCGTTCTCACTCACTCCTAG
- a CDS encoding cyclopropane-fatty-acyl-phospholipid synthase family protein, translated as MSGPAAAVLAELKTSALVAAAVAAALGEERAATPAEALAVDPRRAAVLRSLPDPEALLAELWADRRSRAHHLVSSLTQAATAARGATGTWADSSDEVIVAQGRSSALMARVMLNDIAPLYGALASGSESRMLDVGTGIGAIATAIARAVPDARVVGIDIAERPLELGAELLAEEDAAVAGRVELRLQDVTALDETAAYDVVWMPMPFLPDAIAAPALDRATAALREGGLLVLGAHPDEPDPRVKAANDWLASLTGGGTLAASAVVEELERRGFDRVERFATVPGGPVVVAGVRPA; from the coding sequence ATGAGCGGGCCGGCGGCGGCGGTGCTCGCCGAGCTGAAGACGTCGGCGCTCGTCGCTGCGGCGGTAGCGGCCGCGCTGGGCGAGGAGAGGGCGGCTACTCCCGCGGAGGCGCTGGCCGTCGACCCGCGGCGGGCTGCGGTGCTGCGGTCGCTGCCCGACCCCGAGGCGCTGCTCGCCGAGCTCTGGGCCGACCGCCGGTCGCGGGCGCACCACCTCGTGAGCAGCCTCACCCAGGCGGCCACCGCGGCTCGTGGTGCGACCGGCACCTGGGCAGACTCGAGCGATGAGGTCATCGTGGCGCAGGGGCGGTCGTCGGCGTTGATGGCGCGGGTGATGTTGAACGACATCGCTCCTCTCTATGGGGCGCTCGCCTCCGGAAGCGAATCGCGGATGCTCGACGTCGGAACCGGGATCGGCGCCATCGCGACAGCGATCGCCCGAGCGGTGCCCGATGCCCGCGTGGTGGGCATCGACATCGCCGAGCGGCCGCTCGAGCTCGGGGCCGAGCTGCTGGCCGAGGAGGACGCCGCGGTGGCCGGGCGGGTGGAGCTGCGGCTGCAGGACGTGACCGCGCTCGACGAGACCGCCGCGTACGACGTGGTGTGGATGCCGATGCCGTTCCTGCCGGACGCCATCGCCGCGCCGGCCCTGGATCGTGCCACGGCGGCGCTGCGCGAGGGCGGATTGCTGGTGCTCGGGGCGCATCCCGACGAGCCCGACCCCCGTGTGAAGGCGGCGAACGACTGGCTCGCATCGCTCACGGGCGGAGGGACGCTGGCGGCGAGCGCGGTGGTGGAGGAGCTCGAGCGGCGCGGCTTCGACCGCGTGGAGCGGTTCGCGACCGTGCCCGGCGGACCGGTCGTGGTCGCGGGCGTGCGCCCCGCCTGA
- a CDS encoding M20 family metallopeptidase, which yields MTTAPTHSTALAASVAARREESLEFLSDVVKLETVSGFEDRAADAFTSWFEQRGWPVERQVLADTAVGATERGLAEPRMSERANFTGWFGPRTGKPVVTINAHYDVVPVMYEEDWSDAPFGGVRRDGAVFGRGSVDNKGGCVSAMYALQALADSGIELAFDLAVELIAGEETTGLGTIASLEALPERLATIVMEPTDGAVVPANSGVLFFTIEVAGRDVHTSQPWRGEDALAKLVSLYDAVNALGARRAESHRHPLMDHVPTSVPLVIGVLNGGGWRAAVPAHASMSGRIGVLPGESLQEVRDALTATVSEAAAGDPWLVEHPPTLRWDNDGSIGWELPLENALVTSFTAAQRALGEEPLVRGLTAGCDAGVLRGAGIPAVVFGPGDLSRAHSVDEYVLDDEVERATAVLATTLVELSAAVERGELS from the coding sequence GTGACAACCGCACCCACCCATTCGACCGCTCTCGCGGCCAGCGTCGCCGCGCGCCGCGAGGAGTCGCTGGAGTTCCTCAGCGACGTGGTGAAGCTCGAGACGGTGAGCGGCTTCGAAGACCGCGCCGCCGACGCGTTCACCTCGTGGTTCGAGCAGCGCGGCTGGCCGGTCGAGCGGCAGGTGCTCGCCGACACCGCGGTCGGTGCCACCGAGCGCGGACTCGCCGAGCCGCGCATGAGCGAGCGTGCGAACTTCACGGGCTGGTTCGGCCCGCGCACCGGCAAGCCGGTCGTCACGATCAACGCCCACTACGACGTGGTGCCCGTGATGTACGAAGAGGACTGGAGCGACGCGCCGTTCGGCGGTGTGCGTCGCGACGGCGCCGTCTTCGGCCGCGGCTCGGTCGACAACAAGGGCGGGTGCGTGAGCGCGATGTACGCCCTCCAAGCGCTCGCCGACTCCGGTATCGAGCTCGCGTTCGACCTCGCCGTCGAGCTCATCGCGGGCGAGGAGACCACCGGCCTCGGCACGATCGCCTCGCTCGAAGCCCTCCCCGAGCGCCTCGCCACCATCGTCATGGAGCCCACCGACGGCGCCGTCGTCCCCGCCAACTCGGGTGTGCTGTTCTTCACCATCGAGGTCGCCGGCCGCGACGTGCACACCTCGCAGCCGTGGCGCGGCGAAGACGCGCTCGCCAAGCTCGTCTCCCTCTACGACGCGGTGAACGCTCTCGGCGCCCGTCGCGCCGAGAGCCACCGGCACCCGCTCATGGACCACGTGCCCACCTCGGTGCCCCTCGTCATCGGTGTGCTCAACGGCGGTGGCTGGCGTGCCGCGGTTCCCGCGCACGCCTCCATGTCGGGCCGCATCGGCGTGCTCCCCGGCGAGTCGCTGCAGGAGGTGCGCGACGCCCTCACCGCCACCGTCTCGGAGGCCGCAGCCGGTGATCCGTGGTTGGTCGAGCATCCGCCCACCCTGCGCTGGGACAACGACGGATCGATCGGCTGGGAGCTGCCGCTCGAGAACGCCCTCGTCACCTCGTTCACCGCGGCGCAGCGGGCGCTCGGCGAGGAGCCGCTCGTGCGCGGGCTCACGGCGGGCTGTGACGCGGGAGTGCTGCGCGGTGCGGGCATCCCGGCTGTCGTGTTCGGCCCGGGCGACCTCAGCCGCGCCCACAGCGTCGACGAGTACGTGCTCGACGACGAGGTCGAGCGGGCCACGGCGGTGCTCGCCACCACGCTCGTGGAATTGTCGGCCGCCGTCGAACGAGGAGAGCTGTCATGA
- a CDS encoding SDR family NAD(P)-dependent oxidoreductase: MTDQPKTAIVTGGASGIGAAVVRALLDAGHTVAALDLSADALEATWRDEPGVIRLAADVTDRAAVASAVDEAVAAFGAPGVLVNCAGIYRASNLLDTTDADFDAVVNVNLKGTFLPSQIVARAMVAAGVPGSIVTITSVAASEATEENGAYAASKGGVTALTRALAVSFAEHGIRVNGVQPGPIATPQGLAAVADPVYAERMVGRMLLKRLADPAEIAAAVVFLAGDGAGFITGSILTADGGVLAHR, from the coding sequence ATGACCGACCAGCCGAAGACCGCCATCGTCACCGGCGGCGCCAGCGGCATCGGTGCGGCAGTCGTGCGCGCCCTGCTCGACGCCGGGCACACCGTCGCCGCTCTCGACCTGAGTGCCGACGCCCTCGAGGCGACCTGGCGCGACGAGCCGGGCGTCATCCGCCTCGCAGCCGACGTCACCGATCGCGCCGCGGTCGCCTCGGCCGTCGACGAGGCGGTCGCCGCGTTCGGCGCACCGGGCGTGCTCGTGAACTGCGCGGGCATCTACCGCGCATCCAACCTCCTCGACACCACCGACGCCGACTTCGACGCCGTGGTGAACGTGAACCTGAAGGGAACCTTCCTTCCCTCGCAGATCGTCGCGCGCGCGATGGTCGCGGCGGGCGTGCCGGGCTCGATCGTGACCATCACCTCGGTGGCGGCGAGCGAGGCCACCGAGGAGAACGGCGCCTATGCCGCGAGCAAGGGAGGGGTGACCGCGCTGACCCGGGCGCTCGCCGTCTCCTTCGCCGAGCACGGCATCAGGGTGAACGGGGTGCAGCCCGGCCCGATCGCCACACCCCAGGGCCTCGCGGCCGTGGCCGACCCCGTCTACGCCGAGAGGATGGTGGGCCGGATGCTGCTGAAGCGTCTCGCCGACCCCGCCGAGATCGCGGCGGCGGTAGTCTTCCTCGCCGGAGACGGGGCCGGCTTCATCACCGGGTCGATCCTCACCGCCGACGGCGGGGTGCTCGCGCATCGCTGA
- a CDS encoding DUF429 domain-containing protein, with amino-acid sequence MEKLGIDCALGWPDAFVEFVGAHAAGRAVAGEVDGGMEWRRGLAYRETDRRAREVTGRWPLSVSTDRLGLTAMRCAGLLARLGESGVEVDRAGSGLVVEVYPGASLRLWGIDTRNYRVDAEARRRALGELTDAAPWMDFGGFEELMIASGDAFDAVIAALAARSAAIGASEAPGPELRAQAAREGWIALPEGALRDLVRRRD; translated from the coding sequence GTGGAAAAGCTCGGGATCGACTGCGCGCTGGGGTGGCCGGATGCGTTCGTCGAGTTCGTGGGGGCGCACGCGGCGGGGCGCGCGGTTGCGGGTGAGGTCGACGGGGGGATGGAGTGGCGGCGGGGGCTTGCGTATCGCGAGACGGATCGGCGGGCGCGGGAGGTGACGGGGCGATGGCCGCTGAGTGTGTCGACCGATCGGCTCGGGTTGACGGCGATGCGGTGTGCGGGGTTGCTCGCTCGGCTCGGCGAGAGCGGGGTGGAGGTCGATCGGGCGGGGAGTGGGCTCGTGGTGGAGGTGTATCCGGGGGCGTCGTTGCGCTTGTGGGGGATCGACACGCGGAACTATCGGGTCGATGCGGAGGCGCGCCGGCGCGCGCTGGGCGAGCTGACCGACGCCGCGCCGTGGATGGACTTCGGCGGCTTCGAGGAGCTGATGATCGCATCCGGTGACGCGTTCGACGCCGTGATCGCGGCGCTGGCGGCGCGGAGCGCGGCGATCGGGGCGAGCGAGGCGCCCGGGCCGGAGCTGAGGGCGCAGGCGGCGCGGGAGGGGTGGATCGCGTTGCCGGAGGGCGCGCTCCGCGACCTCGTGCGGCGGCGCGATTAG
- a CDS encoding alpha/beta fold hydrolase: MTTNAFAPTAEKPTIVLVHGAFAESASWNGVVARLQSEGFPVLAVANPLRGLAQDAEYLRTVIDHIDGPVVVAGHSYGGSVASEATEGAENVRALVFVASFLLEPGESTGELAGKFPGGELGPALTPAPYTAGPNSGDDLYILQDRFREVFAADVPEEEIALLAATQRPIAGAALEDEATKAGWKTIPSWTLVTLDDLAVPAESQRFMAERASSTVVEIKASHAVTVSEPGATADIILDAVRGTAK; this comes from the coding sequence ATGACCACCAACGCCTTCGCCCCCACCGCCGAGAAGCCCACCATCGTGCTCGTCCACGGCGCCTTCGCCGAGTCGGCGAGCTGGAACGGCGTCGTCGCCCGCCTGCAGAGCGAGGGCTTCCCGGTGCTCGCCGTCGCCAACCCGCTCCGCGGTCTCGCCCAAGACGCCGAGTACCTCCGCACCGTGATCGACCACATCGACGGACCGGTCGTCGTCGCCGGCCACTCCTACGGCGGATCGGTCGCGAGCGAAGCCACCGAGGGCGCCGAGAACGTTCGGGCACTCGTCTTCGTCGCCAGCTTCCTCCTCGAGCCGGGCGAGAGCACGGGCGAACTCGCCGGCAAGTTCCCCGGCGGAGAGCTCGGCCCCGCCCTCACCCCGGCCCCCTACACGGCCGGGCCGAACTCGGGTGACGACCTGTACATCCTGCAAGACCGCTTCCGCGAGGTGTTCGCCGCCGACGTGCCCGAGGAGGAGATCGCGCTCCTCGCCGCCACCCAGCGCCCCATCGCCGGCGCGGCGCTCGAAGACGAGGCGACGAAGGCGGGGTGGAAGACCATCCCGTCGTGGACGCTCGTCACCCTCGACGACCTCGCGGTTCCCGCCGAGTCGCAGCGCTTCATGGCGGAGCGGGCGTCGTCGACCGTCGTCGAGATCAAGGCGTCGCACGCGGTGACGGTGTCGGAGCCGGGTGCGACGGCAGACATCATCCTCGACGCCGTGCGCGGCACCGCGAAGTAG
- a CDS encoding aminotransferase class V-fold PLP-dependent enzyme produces MTEPASPPAHPLVSPPAHPLDQAGFRAQFDALRSWAWLDTPGSPPGATPVLQALTSTLGDWQRGEFSWRDWDWAAEDAREAFARYAGVESGRVSVLGSVAEGAATVAASLPPGPVVVADDEFRSTLFPWLALDPERNPVVRVPSRGGYTPTDDLVAAVREGTALVAVSDTLTSNGVRPDFAALRAATDAVGARLFVDLTQSYGVLRFDIDALAPDFVAVHGYKWMLCPRGAAWMITRPDRLADLSPLLPSWKSTAPPFGYFGGELEVPSDASRIDTSPAWFSWIGALAAIELLSRLDRAAVEQHATRLAARWWEGAQELGFTPVTPFQRTHIAVVDAGAFDGEVIARHLLEAGVKAQVSGSRVRIGVHYFNTDDDIDRTLTALAAARP; encoded by the coding sequence GTGACGGAGCCTGCGTCGCCGCCCGCGCATCCGCTTGTGTCGCCGCCCGCGCATCCGCTCGATCAGGCGGGTTTCCGCGCACAGTTCGACGCCCTCCGCTCCTGGGCTTGGCTCGACACCCCGGGCTCCCCGCCTGGCGCGACCCCGGTGCTGCAGGCGCTCACCTCGACTCTCGGCGACTGGCAGCGCGGCGAGTTCTCGTGGCGCGACTGGGACTGGGCGGCCGAGGATGCTCGCGAGGCCTTCGCACGCTACGCCGGCGTCGAGAGCGGTCGCGTCTCGGTGCTGGGTTCGGTGGCCGAAGGCGCTGCGACGGTCGCCGCCTCGCTCCCGCCGGGGCCGGTGGTGGTGGCAGACGACGAGTTCCGCAGCACCCTCTTCCCGTGGCTCGCGCTCGACCCGGAGCGCAACCCGGTCGTGCGGGTGCCGTCGCGCGGCGGCTACACGCCGACCGACGACCTCGTCGCGGCGGTGCGCGAAGGCACGGCCCTCGTCGCGGTGAGCGACACCCTCACCTCGAACGGCGTGCGCCCCGACTTCGCCGCGCTGCGAGCGGCGACGGATGCCGTCGGCGCACGCCTCTTCGTCGACCTCACGCAGTCGTACGGCGTGCTGCGGTTCGACATCGACGCCCTCGCCCCCGATTTCGTGGCGGTGCACGGCTACAAGTGGATGCTCTGCCCGCGCGGAGCGGCCTGGATGATCACGCGCCCCGATCGCCTCGCCGACCTTTCGCCCCTCCTCCCCAGCTGGAAGAGCACCGCGCCGCCGTTCGGCTACTTCGGCGGCGAGCTCGAGGTCCCGTCGGATGCGTCACGCATCGACACCTCCCCCGCCTGGTTCTCGTGGATCGGCGCCCTCGCCGCCATCGAGCTCCTCTCCCGCCTCGACCGCGCCGCCGTCGAGCAGCACGCCACCCGCCTCGCCGCGCGCTGGTGGGAGGGTGCACAAGAGCTCGGCTTCACGCCGGTGACGCCGTTCCAGCGCACGCACATCGCGGTGGTCGACGCGGGTGCGTTCGATGGCGAGGTGATCGCGCGGCATCTCCTCGAGGCGGGCGTGAAGGCCCAGGTCTCCGGATCGCGCGTGCGCATCGGCGTGCACTACTTCAACACCGACGACGACATCGACCGCACCCTCACCGCCCTCGCCGCCGCGCGCCCGTAA
- a CDS encoding enolase C-terminal domain-like protein: MLTVTGIDAWLCPMPLARPVRLGAMLYTTRDYVVVRVRTDGGAVGRAIGYSRGTPLLEALRTLATALDRGLGVDPRAVQGDLRARFMPGWASFVRAASLLDIALWDAAAREAGVPVQRMFGEGVGTGAGASGGAGAGGGVVVGGGAGAGAGGGTSGAASPEPGSLVVAGYFADARTRAELLDEVTALVEGGATTVKVMVPGLDVDDDLDLVAGIGRHVEGLVASAGTTRGPVEIAVDLHGGLRPFDPMAAETARRFWDLGVAFIEDPFPGPDWRPLEHLVERAPELRLAVGEDLVGLGGALDLLPFAHLLRVDATASGGYSFALDAVDAAERAGVGIAPHVFAPIHAPLAARTSAVRLVETIPARIGAEPIQPLLDPAHPWIDGVVWPSTAREGVTGLDLPLDFERVAQHATAGWSIE; encoded by the coding sequence ATGTTGACCGTCACAGGCATCGATGCCTGGCTCTGCCCCATGCCTCTCGCCCGCCCCGTGCGCCTCGGAGCGATGCTCTACACCACCCGCGACTACGTCGTGGTGCGGGTGCGCACCGACGGCGGGGCGGTGGGCCGGGCCATCGGGTACAGCCGGGGAACGCCGCTGCTCGAGGCGCTGCGCACCCTCGCCACGGCGCTCGATCGTGGGCTCGGCGTCGACCCGCGGGCCGTACAGGGCGACCTGCGGGCGCGGTTCATGCCGGGGTGGGCGTCGTTCGTGCGGGCGGCGTCGCTTCTGGACATCGCGCTGTGGGATGCGGCTGCCCGGGAGGCGGGGGTGCCGGTGCAGCGGATGTTCGGCGAGGGGGTCGGTACGGGCGCGGGCGCCAGTGGTGGAGCCGGGGCCGGTGGCGGTGTCGTCGTCGGCGGAGGTGCAGGTGCTGGTGCTGGTGGGGGCACTTCCGGCGCCGCTTCACCCGAACCCGGGAGTCTCGTGGTGGCGGGGTACTTCGCCGACGCGCGGACCCGCGCCGAACTGCTCGACGAGGTGACGGCCCTGGTGGAGGGCGGGGCGACGACGGTGAAGGTGATGGTGCCGGGACTCGACGTCGACGACGATCTCGATCTCGTCGCGGGAATCGGCCGGCACGTCGAGGGGCTCGTGGCGAGCGCTGGCACCACCCGCGGCCCGGTCGAGATCGCCGTCGACCTGCACGGCGGGCTGCGGCCCTTCGATCCGATGGCTGCCGAGACCGCGCGGCGCTTCTGGGACCTCGGGGTCGCGTTCATCGAGGATCCGTTCCCCGGGCCCGACTGGCGGCCCCTCGAGCACCTCGTCGAGCGGGCGCCCGAGCTGCGGCTCGCCGTGGGGGAGGACCTCGTCGGGCTCGGCGGCGCCCTCGACCTGCTGCCGTTCGCCCACCTGCTGCGCGTCGACGCCACGGCGAGCGGGGGCTACTCGTTCGCCCTCGACGCGGTGGATGCGGCGGAGCGCGCCGGGGTGGGCATCGCGCCGCACGTGTTCGCGCCGATCCACGCGCCGCTCGCCGCCCGGACGTCGGCCGTGCGGCTCGTCGAGACGATCCCCGCCCGCATCGGGGCCGAGCCGATCCAGCCGTTGCTCGACCCCGCGCACCCGTGGATCGACGGAGTCGTGTGGCCGTCGACAGCACGCGAGGGCGTGACAGGGCTCGACCTGCCCCTCGACTTCGAGCGGGTCGCGCAGCACGCCACCGCCGGCTGGTCGATCGAGTAG